One window of Hevea brasiliensis isolate MT/VB/25A 57/8 unplaced genomic scaffold, ASM3005281v1 Scaf629, whole genome shotgun sequence genomic DNA carries:
- the LOC110655093 gene encoding mitochondrial import inner membrane translocase subunit TIM17-2, translated as MGTPETSREPCPDRILDDIGGAFGMGAVGGSAFHLIKGVYNSPSGARLIGGTQAVRMNAPRVGGSFAVWGGLFSAFDCTMVYVRQKEDPWNSIFAGAATGGFLSMRQGLGASARAAVFGGILLALIEGAGIMLNKVMSAQQNMPIMIDESVPAMAGGPGFPMGLPGQSQSQPQSVQETASASGSESGSWFGGWFGGGKKESAGSSGSKTEILESFDAPPVPNFEYK; from the coding sequence ATGGGGACGCCAGAGACTTCTCGCGAACCTTGTCCGGACCGTATTTTGGATGACATCGGCGGCGCGTTTGGTATGGGGGCGGTCGGCGGCTCTGCCTTCCACCTCATAAAAGGCGTCTACAACTCTCCCAGCGGGGCACGTCTCATCGGCGGCACCCAAGCCGTGCGGATGAACGCGCCTCGTGTGGGTGGAAGCTTCGCCGTTTGGGGTGGCCTGTTTTCGGCCTTCGATTGCACGATGGTATACGTCCGCCAGAAGGAGGACCCCTGGAACTCCATCTTTGCTGGCGCTGCCACAGGCGGCTTTCTTTCTATGCGACAAGGTCTGGGCGCTTCGGCTCGCGCCGCTGTTTTCGGTGGGATTCTCCTCGCTTTGATTGAAGGAGCTGGGATCATGCTCAATAAGGTAATGAGTGCTCAACAGAACATGCCTATCATGATTGACGAATCAGTACCTGCTATGGCTGGTGGACCTGGATTCCCAATGGGCCTTCCAGGCCAGTCTCAGTCCCAACCCCAGTCCGTGCAAGAGACGGCGTCGGCGAGTGGATCTGAGTCTGGTTCATGGTTCGGTGGTTGGTTTGGTGGAGGGAAGAAGGAATCTGCGGGAAGTAGCGGAAGCAAGACGGAGATTTTGGAGAGTTTTGATGCCCCACCAGTGCCAAATTTtgaatataaatga